A section of the Campylobacter porcelli genome encodes:
- a CDS encoding efflux RND transporter periplasmic adaptor subunit, whose amino-acid sequence MKISKKILIISSVILASGAILWWGLRDEAPKDEYITTMVKRGDIIQSVDAVGEVFSRNLVDVGAQVSGQIKELYVKVGDRVKAGDKIAQIDSIKQQNTLDQQLAALEILEAKLNSAKISVDIALKQYKREENLAKQNATSQQSLENAKDTYSLKLASLKEIEAQIKQTGIEIDTARTNLGYTDIRAPFDGVVVSVPVEVGQTINANQTTPTLVNIADLTKMEIRLQVSEGDVPNIKVGNRVEYSILSNNFKKYSAEISSIDPGLTTLSDGKYSTTSSTTSSTSSSAVYYYAKVNVDNSDEILRIGMTTENRIIIAENKDVLYLPTMAIKSGKDGKFVYIKNGDKIEQKPIKTGITNGINTQILNGLNEGDEVIYFHLNSSNIKNMMNNQRKPMMRL is encoded by the coding sequence ATGAAAATATCCAAGAAAATTTTAATTATTTCTAGTGTTATCTTAGCTAGTGGAGCTATTTTGTGGTGGGGCTTAAGAGATGAAGCACCAAAAGATGAGTATATAACAACGATGGTAAAGCGAGGTGATATAATTCAAAGCGTAGATGCTGTGGGTGAGGTTTTTTCTCGTAATTTAGTTGATGTAGGTGCTCAAGTAAGCGGTCAGATAAAAGAGCTATATGTAAAGGTAGGAGATAGGGTAAAAGCTGGAGATAAAATAGCTCAAATAGATAGCATAAAACAGCAAAACACGCTAGATCAGCAACTAGCGGCTTTAGAGATTTTAGAAGCTAAATTAAATTCGGCTAAAATTTCAGTTGATATTGCATTAAAGCAGTATAAAAGGGAGGAAAATCTAGCTAAACAAAATGCTACAAGCCAACAAAGCTTAGAAAATGCCAAAGATACTTATAGCTTAAAATTGGCTAGTTTAAAGGAGATTGAAGCTCAGATTAAGCAAACTGGAATTGAGATTGATACTGCTAGGACAAATTTAGGTTATACTGATATTAGAGCGCCTTTTGATGGGGTTGTGGTATCTGTGCCTGTGGAGGTAGGTCAGACTATTAATGCTAATCAAACGACTCCAACTTTAGTTAATATTGCTGATTTAACTAAAATGGAGATAAGATTACAAGTAAGTGAGGGCGATGTGCCAAATATAAAGGTAGGAAATAGGGTAGAATACTCGATTCTTTCAAATAATTTTAAAAAATATAGTGCGGAAATTAGCTCAATTGACCCAGGTCTTACTACGCTAAGTGATGGCAAATACTCAACTACTAGCTCAACTACTAGCTCAACATCAAGCTCGGCAGTATATTATTACGCTAAGGTAAATGTAGATAATAGCGATGAGATTTTGCGTATTGGAATGACAACAGAAAATAGAATAATAATCGCTGAAAATAAAGATGTTTTGTATCTTCCTACAATGGCGATAAAATCAGGCAAAGATGGGAAATTTGTCTATATCAAAAATGGCGATAAGATAGAGCAAAAACCTATAAAAACTGGTATAACAAATGGGATAAATACTCAGATATTAAATGGATTAAATGAGGGCGATGAGGTTATATATTTCCATCTAAATTCATCTAATATTAAAAATATGATGAATAACCAAAGAAAACCAATGATGAGATTGTGA
- a CDS encoding MacB family efflux pump subunit has product MIRLSNIRKSFKIGNTQTEVLKGIDLEIKKGEFVAIIGQSGSGKSTLMNILGCLDTATSGSYELDGKDISKFNKDELSYLRLKKFGFIFQRYNLLSSNDTKSNVALPGIYAGMQKNDRLNRAKELLAKLGLESKIDTMPNYLSGGQQQRVSIARALMNGGEILLCDEPTGALDSASGLMVMQILKDLHKDGHTIIIVTHDKDIASWANRIIEIKDGNIIKDEIKSDETYENRSKNISIESNFQAFKDRLIESFIMSVSAIKAHKLRSFLTMLGIIIGIASVICVVALAKGSEQKILASINSMGTNTITMILGKNFGDRNAKKLKDFSIESYKMLEGLSFVDYATPRINSSGLLTYGSKNIDASLRSGSENLLSVSGVSIISGRDFELDDLIFSRSNIIIDNLAQKELFDGVDPIGKTIIFNKQPFTIIGVGYKDPGSFGADNITVYLPYTTVANKLTGQQKIRSIVVKINEKVNTQVAESGLIEAMSSIRGEKDFFTINSDTIRQTVQSTVNTMGLLISGVAFISLMVGGIGVMNIMLVSVFERTKEIGIRMAIGAKSRDILLQFLIEAILLCAIGGVIGVAVAYLVGAIVNSISTEFSMIFSVASIIIAIVVSSLIGIIFGYIPAQNASKLNPIDALLRD; this is encoded by the coding sequence ATGATTAGATTAAGTAATATTCGCAAATCTTTTAAGATTGGCAATACTCAAACTGAGGTATTAAAAGGGATAGATTTAGAGATTAAAAAGGGTGAATTCGTAGCTATTATAGGGCAATCTGGTAGCGGTAAAAGCACACTTATGAATATCTTAGGTTGCCTTGATACCGCAACTAGCGGAAGCTATGAGCTTGATGGCAAAGATATAAGTAAATTTAATAAAGATGAGCTATCTTATCTTAGGTTAAAGAAATTTGGCTTTATCTTTCAGCGTTATAATCTACTTAGCTCTAATGATACTAAAAGCAATGTAGCCTTGCCTGGAATTTATGCTGGTATGCAAAAAAATGATAGATTAAATAGAGCCAAAGAGCTATTAGCAAAGCTAGGCTTAGAGAGCAAAATAGATACTATGCCAAACTACCTAAGTGGCGGTCAGCAGCAACGAGTAAGCATAGCTAGAGCGCTTATGAATGGTGGGGAAATTTTGCTTTGTGATGAGCCTACTGGAGCGCTTGATAGTGCTAGTGGATTGATGGTAATGCAAATTTTAAAAGACCTTCATAAAGATGGGCACACCATCATAATAGTAACGCATGATAAGGATATAGCTAGCTGGGCAAATCGCATTATAGAGATTAAAGATGGTAATATAATAAAAGATGAGATAAAAAGCGATGAGACCTATGAAAATAGATCTAAAAATATATCTATAGAGTCAAATTTCCAAGCCTTTAAAGATCGGTTGATAGAGAGCTTTATAATGAGCGTATCAGCTATTAAAGCTCATAAGCTTAGATCGTTTTTGACTATGCTTGGCATTATAATTGGTATCGCATCAGTTATTTGCGTGGTGGCCTTAGCTAAAGGGAGTGAGCAGAAAATTCTAGCTAGTATAAATAGCATGGGGACAAATACTATTACTATGATTTTAGGCAAAAATTTTGGTGATAGAAATGCTAAGAAGCTTAAGGATTTTAGCATAGAAAGCTATAAAATGCTTGAGGGGTTAAGCTTTGTAGATTATGCTACGCCTAGGATTAATAGCTCTGGACTTTTGACATATGGTAGTAAAAATATAGACGCTAGCCTAAGAAGTGGTAGTGAGAATTTGCTTAGCGTATCTGGTGTTAGTATTATAAGTGGTAGGGATTTTGAGCTTGATGATTTGATATTTTCTCGCTCAAATATTATCATTGATAATTTAGCTCAAAAGGAGCTATTTGATGGGGTTGATCCCATTGGTAAGACAATTATATTTAATAAACAGCCATTTACTATAATAGGAGTAGGATATAAAGATCCAGGCTCATTTGGTGCGGATAATATCACAGTGTATCTGCCATATACAACAGTAGCCAATAAGCTTACTGGTCAGCAAAAGATCCGCTCTATAGTTGTTAAAATCAATGAAAAGGTAAATACTCAAGTAGCTGAAAGTGGCTTAATAGAAGCTATGAGTTCTATTAGGGGAGAGAAAGATTTTTTTACCATAAATTCAGATACCATTAGGCAAACCGTCCAAAGCACGGTAAATACAATGGGGCTTTTGATCTCTGGGGTGGCATTTATATCTCTAATGGTTGGTGGTATTGGTGTGATGAATATTATGCTTGTGAGTGTTTTTGAGCGGACTAAGGAGATTGGAATTCGTATGGCTATAGGGGCAAAAAGTAGAGATATATTGCTACAATTTTTAATCGAAGCAATACTACTATGTGCTATTGGTGGTGTGATTGGAGTAGCAGTGGCGTATTTAGTAGGTGCCATTGTAAATAGCATAAGCACTGAATTTAGTATGATATTTAGCGTTGCTTCAATTATTATAGCTATTGTGGTTTCTAGCCTTATAGGGATAATTTTTGGCTATATTCCAGCTCAAAATGCCTCTAAGCTAAATCCAATTGATGCGTTATTAAGGGATTGA
- the glmU gene encoding bifunctional UDP-N-acetylglucosamine diphosphorylase/glucosamine-1-phosphate N-acetyltransferase GlmU, which produces MKNISIIILAAGNGTRMKSPKSKVLHTLSGRSMISHIIEKSLQISDDISVVLGYQFDEVSQAINSEFSSINIARQDIKSYPGTAGAVMAAKPKFDKTLIICADMPLVKVEELRSIAQANSDITIATFESKDPFGYGRVIKDGNQVVKIVEQKDATQAQKDINLCNAGAYCFNTDLLKSILPQINNQNASNEYYLTDAIEIAIKDGKSVGSVLVDEQNFMGINDKLALSKAEILMQNEIKSNLMKNGIIIRLPDSVFIDSRAKFEGECEIESGCVIKGDCLIKNSIIKSGSVVEYSTIIDSDIGPMAHLRPKSYIKSTHIGNFVELKNANLDGVKAGHLSYLGDCQIDKGTNVGCGTITCNYDGKNKNKTIIGKNVFIGSDTQLIAPLNIADDTIIAAGSSVTKDSQKGDLIIARAKQSNKSGFFYKFFGIKDEK; this is translated from the coding sequence ATGAAAAATATATCAATCATCATATTAGCAGCTGGTAATGGCACAAGAATGAAATCGCCAAAATCCAAAGTTCTCCACACTCTAAGCGGCAGATCTATGATTAGCCATATAATAGAAAAATCACTTCAAATCTCTGATGATATATCTGTGGTTTTAGGGTATCAATTTGATGAAGTTAGCCAAGCTATAAATAGCGAATTTAGCAGTATCAATATCGCAAGACAAGATATTAAGAGTTATCCTGGCACGGCTGGGGCTGTTATGGCAGCAAAGCCAAAATTTGATAAAACATTAATAATTTGCGCTGATATGCCGCTAGTAAAAGTAGAAGAGCTAAGATCAATAGCTCAAGCAAATAGCGATATAACCATAGCCACATTTGAGTCCAAAGATCCATTTGGCTATGGTAGAGTAATAAAAGATGGCAATCAAGTAGTAAAGATTGTAGAGCAAAAAGACGCTACTCAAGCCCAAAAAGATATAAATTTATGTAACGCTGGGGCTTACTGCTTTAATACAGATCTATTAAAATCAATTCTACCACAAATAAACAACCAAAACGCAAGCAATGAATACTACCTAACTGACGCTATAGAAATAGCTATAAAAGATGGCAAAAGCGTTGGCTCTGTCTTGGTTGATGAGCAAAATTTCATGGGGATAAATGATAAACTAGCCTTAAGCAAGGCTGAAATTTTAATGCAAAATGAGATTAAATCAAATTTGATGAAAAATGGGATTATCATTAGGCTACCTGATAGTGTATTTATAGATAGTAGGGCCAAATTTGAAGGTGAGTGTGAGATAGAGAGTGGATGTGTGATTAAGGGAGATTGCCTTATTAAAAACTCAATTATCAAAAGTGGCTCAGTAGTAGAGTATAGCACAATAATAGATAGCGACATTGGTCCAATGGCACATTTAAGACCAAAAAGCTATATAAAATCCACTCATATTGGTAACTTTGTAGAGCTTAAAAACGCAAATTTAGATGGGGTCAAGGCGGGGCATTTAAGCTATTTAGGAGATTGTCAGATTGATAAAGGCACAAATGTGGGGTGTGGCACCATAACTTGTAATTACGATGGCAAAAACAAGAATAAAACTATAATAGGCAAAAATGTATTTATCGGTAGCGATACCCAGCTCATAGCACCGCTAAATATCGCCGATGATACGATAATAGCAGCCGGTTCTAGCGTAACAAAAGATAGCCAAAAAGGTGATTTGATAATTGCTAGAGCCAAACAGAGTAATAAAAGCGGATTTTTCTATAAATTTTTTGGTATAAAAGATGAAAAATAG
- a CDS encoding ArsS family sensor histidine kinase, whose translation MRFSSIFYTITLIFTLGIGAIGIAFLWLIEYDKANYARELNTKYSIVARATLLYLNEIITQDEYKEQLSNLYMPPVINEDKKEKIIKEAATLEEISTELGVSAILFHQKKNYLKITKDDETLLLIDTAYQSYRYIIIQIIFAFVAGIILLTYIFIIRKIMPLGKLKREIDKFAQGDLEIKNVATGNDEISQVASAFYEAVSQIKNLNKSRQLFLRNIMHELKTPITKGRITAEMIEKNKNQERLIDVFERLESLINEFAAVERATSRLVGELKPCKVRDVIDEAIDIAMADNSNVKVEAIDDTTIKADFKLLAIACKNMIDNALKYSDDKSLKIIISNNEIIFSSKGAALENDLKYYIEPFTQGSNAKKSFGLGLYIVYNILEAHKFKLLYNHQNGVNDFIFSLNKSNQGKNIDK comes from the coding sequence ATGCGATTTTCATCTATTTTTTATACTATTACTTTGATTTTTACACTTGGAATTGGAGCTATTGGTATAGCCTTTTTATGGCTTATAGAGTATGATAAAGCCAACTATGCAAGAGAGCTAAACACTAAATACTCCATCGTAGCTAGGGCAACCTTACTCTATCTAAATGAGATAATCACTCAAGATGAGTATAAAGAGCAACTATCAAATTTATATATGCCACCAGTAATTAATGAGGATAAAAAAGAGAAAATCATAAAAGAGGCCGCTACATTAGAGGAGATCTCTACTGAGCTAGGCGTGAGTGCTATATTGTTTCATCAAAAGAAAAACTATCTTAAAATCACCAAAGATGATGAAACTCTACTACTTATTGATACAGCCTATCAATCTTATAGATATATAATAATACAGATTATCTTTGCTTTTGTAGCGGGGATTATACTGCTTACATATATATTCATTATAAGAAAGATTATGCCACTTGGTAAGCTAAAGCGTGAAATTGATAAATTTGCTCAAGGCGACTTAGAGATTAAAAATGTCGCCACTGGAAATGATGAGATTAGCCAGGTTGCAAGTGCGTTTTATGAAGCTGTAAGCCAGATTAAAAATTTAAATAAAAGTCGCCAACTATTCCTTCGTAATATCATGCACGAGCTAAAAACTCCAATCACAAAAGGCAGGATTACTGCTGAGATGATAGAGAAAAATAAAAATCAAGAGCGATTAATCGATGTCTTTGAGCGACTTGAGAGTTTGATAAATGAATTTGCTGCTGTAGAGAGAGCTACTTCTAGGCTTGTTGGGGAGTTAAAGCCGTGTAAGGTGCGAGATGTCATAGATGAGGCTATAGATATCGCTATGGCTGATAACTCAAATGTCAAGGTAGAAGCCATAGATGATACTACTATAAAAGCTGATTTTAAGCTTTTAGCCATTGCGTGTAAGAATATGATTGATAATGCCTTAAAATACTCTGATGATAAATCTCTTAAAATTATAATTTCAAATAATGAGATAATATTCTCATCTAAAGGTGCTGCTTTAGAGAATGATTTGAAATATTATATAGAGCCATTCACACAAGGCTCAAACGCCAAAAAGAGCTTTGGCTTGGGATTATATATAGTATATAATATCTTAGAAGCTCATAAATTCAAACTACTATATAATCACCAAAATGGGGTAAATGACTTTATCTTTAGCCTTAATAAATCAAATCAAGGCAAAAATATAGACAAATAG
- a CDS encoding TolC family protein, with the protein MRYVIAIFIAFMISGCASKKLDYEIKDVEFYTPKWYKDFNQTTLNELVDLAMKNSENLNIAALNLEIAMLNANVASDGYIPSLSGEIGANSSRDIGRNDEFSSRFNSKFSLSYELDIFGKIYDNYKSKEWLWSASRSTLENLRLTIINQVANSYFNILYLNDSLRSLKQNLDNAKMLDELVRVKFDNGKEEFLAIKQSSQNILKIQNQIQSTQRSLEQNYESLKNLTRSDMRFDELSLSEVGFVGIGEFEISELSNRPDINEAISNLNASFYQYRLSQKDLLPSLSLGASLSDDDSKFKNSFDFNQLGGVVSFSLPFLDYYKLQKHIKISELEFNKLRLSYEQTLKNAINEVIKYINFYQTDSKTYENLIVMRSDQAKIVEIYKSKYDEGSAELKDLLEAQDSLISTQISLINQKFELLNDELSYYKAIAK; encoded by the coding sequence ATGAGATATGTGATTGCTATTTTTATCGCTTTTATGATTAGCGGATGCGCTAGCAAAAAGCTAGATTATGAGATTAAAGATGTTGAGTTTTATACCCCTAAGTGGTATAAGGATTTTAACCAAACTACCTTAAATGAGTTGGTTGATTTAGCTATGAAAAATAGCGAAAACCTTAACATAGCGGCTCTGAATTTAGAGATAGCTATGTTAAATGCCAATGTAGCAAGTGATGGATATATACCATCGCTTAGTGGTGAGATCGGGGCTAATTCTAGTAGAGATATCGGTAGAAATGATGAGTTTAGTAGTAGATTTAATTCTAAATTTAGCCTTAGTTATGAGCTTGATATATTTGGTAAAATTTATGATAATTACAAATCCAAAGAGTGGCTATGGTCTGCTAGTAGATCAACGCTAGAAAATTTGAGATTAACTATCATAAATCAAGTTGCTAATAGCTATTTTAATATCTTATATCTTAATGACTCTTTGCGTAGTTTAAAGCAAAATTTAGATAACGCAAAGATGCTTGATGAGCTTGTGAGAGTTAAATTTGATAACGGCAAGGAGGAGTTTTTGGCTATTAAGCAAAGCTCTCAAAATATCTTAAAAATTCAAAATCAAATTCAATCTACTCAAAGGTCATTAGAGCAAAATTATGAGAGCTTAAAAAATCTCACAAGAAGCGATATGAGATTTGATGAGCTTAGTTTAAGCGAAGTTGGATTTGTGGGGATAGGTGAGTTTGAGATTAGTGAGTTATCAAATCGCCCAGATATTAATGAGGCAATTTCGAATTTAAACGCAAGTTTTTATCAATATAGATTGAGCCAAAAAGATCTATTGCCTTCGCTTTCGCTTGGGGCGAGTTTAAGCGATGATGATAGTAAATTTAAAAATAGCTTTGATTTTAATCAACTTGGTGGGGTTGTGAGTTTTAGTTTGCCATTTTTGGACTATTATAAGTTACAAAAACATATCAAAATTAGCGAACTTGAGTTTAATAAACTTAGATTAAGCTACGAGCAAACGCTAAAAAATGCGATAAATGAAGTGATAAAATATATAAATTTCTATCAAACTGATAGTAAAACATATGAGAATTTAATAGTGATGAGAAGTGATCAAGCTAAGATTGTAGAAATTTATAAGAGCAAATATGATGAAGGGAGTGCAGAGCTAAAAGATCTACTTGAGGCTCAAGATAGTTTGATCTCAACTCAAATTTCACTAATTAATCAAAAATTTGAGCTTTTAAATGATGAGCTTAGCTACTATAAAGCTATTGCAAAGTAG
- the coaBC gene encoding bifunctional phosphopantothenoylcysteine decarboxylase/phosphopantothenate--cysteine ligase CoaBC: protein MKNRDILLAVCGSISFYKAYEILSLLKKNGANVRVLLSDGALKFTTPIGFEALSNGVLSSLNESWVGGLDHISFSKNDLIIIAPATANSINKIALGIADNIFLQTILAASCPKIIAPAANHNMLQNPATTRNLELLKDDGFIIIEPIAKTLACLDYGKGGLNEPWIIVETAKRVLNQDKFYQGKKVIITGGPTIEKIDDARAITNHSSGKMAKALADSFYYAGADVVFISSVDFDTPYETIKFKSSNELLNALNSQKVTQNDILVMCAAVSDFICLNPKDGKIKKDQMGDKIELKLNIDILKNLNLKCKKIGFKMEMDAQNALNNAKNMLIDKNLDAVCLNILNDEIKFGSIKTQISFITKDSITQTDLAPKELIASQITKLVKNL from the coding sequence ATGAAAAATAGAGATATTCTCTTGGCCGTTTGTGGTAGTATCAGCTTTTATAAGGCTTATGAAATTTTAAGTCTACTTAAAAAAAATGGAGCAAATGTGCGTGTTTTGCTAAGTGATGGAGCGCTTAAATTTACCACCCCAATAGGCTTTGAAGCACTTAGTAATGGCGTTTTAAGCTCACTTAATGAGAGCTGGGTGGGTGGACTGGATCACATAAGCTTTAGCAAAAATGATCTAATCATCATCGCACCAGCCACCGCTAATAGCATTAATAAAATCGCACTTGGGATTGCTGATAATATATTTTTACAAACCATATTAGCCGCATCTTGCCCCAAAATAATCGCTCCAGCGGCTAATCATAATATGCTACAAAATCCAGCGACAACTAGAAATTTAGAGCTTTTAAAAGATGATGGCTTTATAATAATTGAGCCAATTGCTAAGACTTTAGCTTGTTTGGATTATGGAAAAGGCGGATTAAATGAGCCTTGGATCATTGTAGAGACTGCTAAAAGGGTATTAAATCAAGATAAATTCTATCAAGGCAAAAAGGTGATAATCACAGGAGGACCTACAATAGAGAAGATTGATGACGCAAGAGCAATTACCAATCACTCAAGCGGCAAAATGGCAAAGGCCTTAGCTGATAGCTTCTATTACGCTGGTGCAGATGTAGTATTTATAAGCTCGGTTGATTTTGATACCCCGTATGAGACTATTAAATTTAAAAGCTCAAATGAACTTTTAAATGCGTTAAATTCTCAAAAAGTTACCCAAAATGATATTTTAGTAATGTGTGCGGCAGTTAGTGATTTTATCTGTCTTAATCCCAAAGATGGAAAGATTAAAAAAGATCAAATGGGCGATAAAATCGAGCTAAAACTAAATATTGATATATTGAAAAATTTAAATCTAAAGTGCAAAAAAATCGGCTTTAAAATGGAGATGGACGCACAAAATGCTCTAAATAACGCTAAAAATATGCTAATAGATAAAAATCTTGATGCTGTGTGCTTAAATATCTTAAACGATGAGATTAAATTTGGCTCTATTAAGACGCAAATAAGCTTTATAACCAAAGACTCAATCACGCAAACCGATTTAGCCCCAAAAGAGCTAATCGCATCGCAAATTACAAAATTGGTGAAAAATCTATGA
- a CDS encoding ComEC/Rec2 family competence protein, producing MNLFANFRQFSLFVAICMAIFALNFYLEFRNYEKFKSSPYSFIKANLLFSDKRQGKSGDYYILQFKSDKFIFYTRSKDLPKCSSCEVGVITKNLKFKDYITSRFFLPSFKISDFDEPKSLTNRLKESIINQHTSTKIQELYSALYLATPISKELRQNVTNWGIAHIIAISGFHLSVIFIFIFFISNFTIKPLQDRYFPYINLRFYISLILFILMGFYLYILDFTPSFLRSYIMGVVGFLLLSRGLKVFSFGNLILSILIGLAFSVELLFSIGFYFSCFGVYFIFLYIYHFGNKEDLSSYKRIFIHTLALEIFVFLAMNIPVYYFFPTVSWYQLSVIPLAYVFIIFYPLSLFLHLIGCGGIFDEWVLKFIEFAPSQGRANVDLWQFIVYNILALLAIYKKQIMILLALLGLFVYIFALI from the coding sequence ATGAATCTCTTTGCTAATTTTAGGCAATTTAGTCTATTTGTAGCTATTTGTATGGCGATTTTTGCTCTAAATTTCTATTTGGAGTTTAGAAATTATGAGAAATTTAAATCTTCGCCATATAGCTTTATCAAAGCCAATTTACTATTTAGTGATAAAAGGCAGGGTAAAAGTGGGGATTATTATATACTTCAGTTTAAAAGCGATAAATTTATATTCTACACTAGATCAAAAGATTTACCAAAATGTAGTAGCTGTGAAGTGGGTGTGATAACTAAAAATCTTAAATTTAAAGATTATATAACCTCTAGATTTTTCTTACCTAGCTTTAAGATTAGTGATTTTGATGAGCCAAAGAGCCTTACTAATAGATTAAAAGAGAGTATCATAAACCAGCACACAAGCACTAAAATTCAAGAACTATATAGTGCGTTATATTTAGCAACGCCGATAAGTAAGGAGCTACGCCAAAATGTAACTAACTGGGGGATTGCGCATATTATTGCAATTAGTGGATTTCATCTTAGTGTTATATTTATTTTTATATTTTTTATATCAAATTTTACGATCAAACCGCTACAAGATCGCTACTTTCCATATATAAATTTGAGATTTTATATCAGCTTAATTTTGTTTATTTTAATGGGATTTTATCTATATATTTTGGATTTTACGCCTAGTTTTTTACGCTCATATATCATGGGGGTGGTTGGGTTTTTGCTGCTTAGTCGTGGATTAAAGGTATTTAGCTTTGGAAATTTGATTTTATCTATTTTAATCGGGCTTGCTTTTAGCGTTGAGCTACTTTTTTCTATAGGTTTTTATTTCTCATGTTTTGGGGTTTATTTTATATTTTTATATATTTATCATTTTGGAAATAAAGAAGATTTAAGTAGCTATAAGCGTATTTTTATTCATACTTTGGCTTTAGAGATATTTGTGTTTTTAGCGATGAATATTCCTGTTTATTACTTTTTTCCAACTGTGAGTTGGTATCAGCTTAGCGTTATTCCTTTGGCATATGTTTTTATAATATTCTATCCGCTTAGCCTATTTTTACATCTTATTGGGTGTGGTGGGATTTTTGATGAGTGGGTTTTAAAATTTATAGAGTTTGCTCCATCGCAGGGTAGGGCAAATGTGGATTTATGGCAGTTCATCGTATATAATATCCTTGCTTTACTAGCGATATACAAAAAGCAGATAATGATATTGTTAGCACTGCTTGGGCTATTTGTCTATATTTTTGCCTTGATTTGA
- the uppS gene encoding polyprenyl diphosphate synthase has product MNTLNHLAIIMDGNGRWAKSRTLVRTDGHKKGADVVENIAIYCAKNGIKNLTLYAFSTENWKRPKSEVDFLLNLLLKFIKLKENLFLENSIRFHTIGDLSPFSNELKDAITNLKNKTKDNDRLNLILAINYGSQNEIVRAVNLALASGIKINEQSISNHLDSAGFGDVDLMIRTGGEQRLSNFLLWQSSYAELAFTPTLWPDFTSQELDKIIAKFRSTHRKFGAI; this is encoded by the coding sequence ATGAATACCCTAAATCACCTAGCTATCATTATGGATGGCAATGGCAGATGGGCAAAAAGTCGCACTCTAGTAAGAACTGATGGACACAAAAAAGGTGCCGATGTAGTAGAAAATATAGCTATTTACTGTGCTAAAAATGGGATTAAAAATCTCACGCTTTATGCCTTTAGCACAGAAAACTGGAAACGGCCAAAAAGCGAGGTTGATTTTTTACTAAATTTGCTTTTAAAATTTATTAAGCTTAAGGAGAATTTGTTTTTAGAAAATAGCATTAGATTTCACACTATTGGGGATTTAAGCCCATTTAGCAATGAGCTAAAAGATGCTATAACTAATCTTAAAAACAAAACCAAAGATAATGATAGATTAAATTTAATCCTAGCTATAAACTATGGAAGTCAAAATGAGATTGTAAGAGCTGTAAATTTAGCTCTTGCTAGTGGGATTAAGATCAACGAACAAAGCATATCAAATCACCTTGATAGCGCTGGTTTTGGAGATGTGGATCTGATGATTAGAACAGGCGGAGAGCAAAGACTTAGCAACTTTTTATTATGGCAATCAAGCTACGCTGAGTTAGCCTTTACACCAACTCTTTGGCCAGATTTTACTAGTCAAGAGCTTGATAAAATCATCGCCAAATTTAGATCTACGCATCGTAAATTTGGGGCAATTTAA